GAGCTTCCACATCGACAAGTGGAACTTCACCGTCCCGTTCGTCTGCGGCGCCACCAACCTGGGTGAAGCCCTGCGCCGGATAGGCGAGGGCGCAGCGATGATCCGCTCCAAGGGTGAGGCCGGCACCGGCAACGTGGTCGAGGCCGTGCGGCACCTGCGCTCGATCACCGATGAGATCCGCCGGCTCAGCATGCTGCCCTCCGAGCAGCTGATGACTCAGGCGAAGAATATGGGAGCGCCGTTCGAGCTGGTGAAGGAGGTCGCCGAGACCGGGCGCCTTCCGGTTGTGCTGTTCTGCGCCGGGGGAGTGTCCACCCCAGCCGACGCCTCGCTGGTCCTGCAGCTGGGGGCCGAGGGCGTGTTCGTCGGCTCCGGCATCTTCAAGAGCGAGGAGCCGGCCCGCATGGCCCGCGCCGTCGTTGAAGCGACCACCTACTTCAACGATCCCGACGTGCTGGCCAAGGTCTCCCGCGGCCTGGGCGAGCCGATGAGGGGCC
The Actinomycetota bacterium genome window above contains:
- the pdxS gene encoding pyridoxal 5'-phosphate synthase lyase subunit PdxS — encoded protein: MIERGTARVKRGLAEMLKGGVIMDVTTADEARIAEEAGACAVMALERVPADIRRDGGVARMCDPNKVSEIMAAVTIPVMAKARIGHFAEAQILQSLGVDFIDESEVLTPADESFHIDKWNFTVPFVCGATNLGEALRRIGEGAAMIRSKGEAGTGNVVEAVRHLRSITDEIRRLSMLPSEQLMTQAKNMGAPFELVKEVAETGRLPVVLFCAGGVSTPADASLVLQLGAEGVFVGSGIFKSEEPARMARAVVEATTYFNDPDVLAKVSRGLGEPMRGLDLRDVPADKLLAPRGW